From Camelina sativa cultivar DH55 chromosome 5, Cs, whole genome shotgun sequence:
ACAGGGTAAACCACCGCCTATCAGGCCCCTGACTGATTCTACCATAGAGGCCAACGATAGACAAGAACTCCCCCCCGAACACAGCTTACAACTTTCATCGTACTGTGCTCTCCAAAGAGCAACTCTTCTCAAAATCTCAAAAGGTGATGAGTTGGAATCCCATTCCAACTAAGGATTCTTGTGGTTCTAGAGGATCCAGCTACAGGAGAACCAGGAACGGAGAGCTTTCCCCCCCTTTTCCGCCCCAACTCTTTAGAATGCTGGTTTTAAGAATGAGTGATTGCCCTTCTCCGACCCTTACTGCCCAACCTGCGAGCGGACAGCTAATGCATTCCACTTATTGAACAGGGTTCTATGGTCGGTCCGCGACCCCTGGATACCGAAGGCGTCCTTGGGGTGATCTCGTAGTTCCTACGGGGTGGAGACGATGGGGTCGGTCCATGGATTTTCCTTCCTTTTGCCGCATTTCGCTCAAAGGGTTGAAGGGAGATAGTGCATCAAGCTGTTCGCAAGGGCCAACTTGATCCTCTTCCCCAGGGATCAATCCCAGACGAGGGAACCCTAGGAGAGCCGCCGACTCCAACTACCGTCCATGTACGATCCATACTAGATCTGACCAACTGACCATCCTACCTCCTCTACGTTCTTGACAGCCCATCTTTGTCTCAGTAGAGTCTTTCAGTGGCATGTTTCGGTCCTTTTCCCCATTACTTAGAAAAAGTGAGCCACCGGTTCAGGTACAAGATACTATCATTACCGCCTGGACAATTAGACACCCAACCCGTAATCGCAACGACCCAATTGCAAGAGCGgagctctaccaactgagctataTCCCCCCGAGCCAAGTGGAGCATGCATGAAGGAGTCAGATCCTTCTTATATTCTTTTCCTTGGCGCAGCTGGGCCATCCTGGATTTGAACCAGAGACCTCGCCCGTGAAGTAAATCATCGCACCTATGGTCCAACCAATTGGGAGAGAATCAATAGATTCCTTTTCGGGAGCGATTCATCCTTCCCGAACGCAGCATACAACTCTCCGTTGTACTGCGCTCTCCAAGTGTGCTTGTTCACCCCCTCTTCCTTACCATAGGAAGTATTTGTGAAATAACTTcgatgagaagaaaaaagagggCGTTAAGAGACCCTACTGGCCTAACCCTAGACACTCTAAGATCCTTTTTCAAACCTGCTCCCATTTCGAGTCAAGAGATAGATAAATAGACACGTCCCTTTGCACTGATCGGGGGCGTTCGTAGTGACTGAGGGGGTCGAAGACCAAGAAGTGAGTTATTTATCAGCCAAGCATTCTTCTTACGGCTAGATCCAATCTCCTGGTCCCTGCGGAAAGGAAAAAGAATTTCACGTTCTTCCTTTCGGGAAGGGAGGATTAGGAAAATCCTATTGATTGCAGCTTTCTCCAGACCCCCGGGAAAAGCATGAAAAAAAGGCTCGAACGGTACGATCCCTCCGTCACCCCAGAATGAAAGGGGTGATCTCGTAGTTCTTGGTCTGTGAAGATACGTTGTTAGGTGCTCCATTTTATTTTCCCATTGAGGCCGAACCTAAACCTGCGCTCGAGAGATAGCTGTCCATACACTGATAAGGGATGTATGGATTCTCGAGAAGAGAGGAGCCGTAGTGGTCCCCTCCGGACCGCCCGGATCCCACGAGTGAATAGAAAGTTGGATCTACATTGGATCTCACCTGAATCGCCCCATCTATCCTCCTGAGGAGAAGTTTGGTTTCAAACCCCGGTTCGAACAGGAGGAGTACGCCATGCTAATGTGCCTTGGATGATCCACATCTCAGGGTCAGGCGCTGATGAGCACATTGAACTATCCATGTGGCTGAGAGCCCTCACAGCCCAGGCACAACGACGCAATTATCAGGGGCgcgctctaccactgagctaaTAGCCCGTCGTGCGGGCCTCCTGCTGGGGGCCCGCTATGCCAAGCCAAAAGCGAGAGAAaccccatctctctctttcctttttacGCCCCCCTGCCGCCACACGAGAGGGACATGGGGGCGTAAAAGGGGATCCTATCAACTTGTTCCGACCTAGGATAATAAGCTCATGGGCTTGGTCTTACTTCACCGTCGAGAAACGAAAGAAGGCTTCCACCTCCAAGTTTAACTCAGACGTAGCTCCCTTCTTTTTGGGTGTGAAGCTGTGTCAAACCTAAATACCCAAGAAGCATTAGCTCTCCCTGAAAAGGAGGTGATCCAGCCGCACCTTCCAGTACGGCTACCTTGTTACGACTTCACTCCAGTCACTAGCCCTGCCTTCGGCACCCCCTTCCTTGCGGTTAAGGTAACGACTTTGGGCATGGCCATCTCCCATAGTGTGACGAGCGGTGTGTACAAGGCCCGGGAACGAATTCACCGCCGTATGGCTGACCGGCGATTACTAGCGATTCCGGCTTCATGCAGGCGAGTTGCAGCCTGCAATCCGAACTGAGGACGGGTTTTTGGAGTTAGCTCACCCTCGCGGGATCGCGACCCTTTGTCCCGGCCATTGTAGCACGTGTGTCGCCCAGGGCATAAGGGGCATGATGACTTGACGTCATCCTCACCTTCCTCCGGCTTATCACCGGCAGTCTGTTCAGGGTTCCAAACTCAACGGTGGCAACTAAACACGAGGGTTGCGCTCGTTGCGGGACTTAACCCAACACCTTACGGCACGAGCTGACGACAGCCATGCACCACCTGTGTCCGCGTTCCCGAAGGCACCCCTCTCTTTCAAGAGGATTCGCGGCATGTCAAGCCCTGGTAAGGTTCTTCGCTTTGCATCGAATTAAACCACATGCTCCACCGCTTGTGCGGGCCCCCGTCAATTCCTTTGAGTTTCATTCTTGCGAACGTACTCCCCAGGCGGGATACTTAACGCGTTAGCTACAGCACTGCACGGGTCGATACGCACAGCGCCTAGTATCCATCGTTTACGGCTAGGACTACTGGGGTATCTAATCCCATTCGCTCCCCTAGCTTTCGTCTCTCAGTGTCAGTGTCGGCCCAGCAGAGTGCTTTCGCCGTTGNCCCCCCTCCTTGCGGTTAAGGTAACGACTTCGGGCATGGCCAGCTCCCATAGTGTGACGGGCGGTGTGTACAAGGCCCGGGAACGAATTCACCGCCGTATGGCTGACCGGCGATTACTAGCGATTCCGGCTTCATGCAGGCGAGTTGCAGCCTGCAATCCGAACTGAGGACGGGTTTTTGGAGTTAGCTCACCCTCGCGGGATCGCGACCCTTTGTCCCGGCCATTGTAGCACGTGTGTCGCCCAGGGCATAAGGGGCATGATGACTTGACGTCATCCTCACCTTCCTCCGGCTTATCACCGGCAGTCTGTTCAGGGTTCCAAACTCAACGGTGGCAACTAAACACGAGGGTTGCGCTCGTTGCGGGACTTAACCCAACACCTTACGGCACGAGCTGACGACAGCCATGCACCACCTGTGTCCGCGTTCCCGAAGGCACCCCTCTCTTTCAAGAGGATTCGCGGCATGTCAAGCCCTGGTAAGGTTCTTCGCTTTGCATCGAATTAAACCACATGCTCCACCGCTTGTGCGGGCCCCCGTCAGTTCCTTTGAGTTTCATTCTTGCGAACGTACTCCCCAGGTGCAATACTTAACGCGTTAGCTACAGCACTGCACGGGTCGATACGCACAGCNNNNNNNNNNNNNNNNNNNNNNNNNNNNNNNNNNNNNNNNNNNNNNNNNNNNNNNNNNNNTTAAATGTTAATAAAAAGATCACTCGTAATAAAAAGATCACTCGTAATAAAAAGATCACTCGAAAGAAACNAAGAATACGCATGTATACGCGATTTCCGATTCATTAATGATAGAGactttttactatatataataagttaCGGTATCTAAAAACAACTATATGCACAAATTAGGAGGGATTTTTTTAAATTCCATCTTTATACAtgagattaatttaattaatcacaTAGATACCAATTAGAGCGGatccataaaaaaattaatagtaatAGAATCCTCCTTTTTGAGAtctaaatttagatttttttataatataaaatgaagAATTAAGAAGTTGATAATTAAATTCAGATCCTTGTACAAAAAAACTACCATTATTATTACTGATCAGTAAAATTCATATCTTTCAATTCATATTAAAAGGGGAAGGATTTCtttttatgataaaaaatacattcatttcatttgaagaacaaaaagaagaaagcaggGGATCCGTTGAATTTCAAGTATTTAGTTTCACTAATAAGATACGAAGACTTACTGCACATTTGGAATTGCACAGAAAAGATTATTTATCTCAGAGGGGTCTACGAAAAATTCTGGGAAAACGTCAACGACTGCTGgcttatttgtcaaaaaaaaatagagtacgTTATAAAGAATTAATTAATCAGTTGAATATTCGGGAATTAAAAACTCGTTAAATTCCAAAATTGTGAATTAGTGAATTTTTTAGatcttcaattttttgaaaaacttctttATTCAGCAATCTAATTCATGCCAGAACGAATCAAGGAAAAACTTATGAAGAGACCAGTTACAGGAAAAGATCTTATGATAGTCAATATGGGACCTCACCACCCATCCATGCATGGTGTTCTTCGCTTAATTGTTACTCTAGATGGTGAGGATGTTGTTGACTGTGAACCCATATTAGGTTATTTACACAGAGGAATGGAAAAAATTGCAGAAAACCGAGCAATTATACAATATTTACCTTATGTAACGCGATGGGATTATTTAGCTACTATGTTTACAGAAGCAATAACAGTAAATGGACCAGAACAATTGGGAAATATTCAAGTTCCTAAAAGGGCCAGCTATATCAGAGTAATTATGCTGGAATTGAGTCGTATAGCTTCTCATCTGTTATGGCTCGGCCCTTTTATGGCAGATATTGGTGCACAGACtccctttttctatattttcagAGAACGAGAATTTGTATATGATCTATTCGAAGCTGCCACCGGTATGAGAATGATGCATAATTTTTTTCGTATTGGAGGAATAGCGGCCGATTTACCTTATGGTTGGATAGATAAATGCTTGGatttttgtgattattttttaacaGAGGTTGTTGAATATCAAAAACTCATTACACGAAATCCTATTTTTTTAGAACGGGTTGAAGGGGTTGGGATTGTTGGTGGGGAAGAAGCAATAAATTGGGGTTTATCCGGACCAATGCTACGCGCATCCGGAATACCATGGGATCTTCGTAAAGTTGATCGTTATGAGTCTTACGATGAATTTGAATGGGAAATTCAGTGGCAAAAACAAGGAGATTCATTAGCTCGTTATTTAGTACGACTTAGCGAAATGACAGAATccataaaaattattcaacagGCTCTGGAAGGACTTCCAGGGGGTCCCTATGAAAATTTAGAAAGCAGGGGCTTTGATAGAAAAAGGAATCCAGAATGGAATGATTTTGAATATCGATtcattagtaaaaaaaacttctccTACTTTTGAATTATCGAAACAAGAACTTTATGTAAGAGTTGAAGCTCCAAAAGGGGAGTTGGGAATTTTTCTCATAGGAGATCAAAGCGGTTTTCCTTGGAGATGGAAAATCCGACCATCTCTTTGAGTTCTAATTGATTACAGAAGTATTATTCAGCAAATTGAGTTAGATCTATCCAGAATCTATCATCTTATGTCTAAGGTTTTTCCCGTACAAGGTACGGGTCTAATACTAGTTcttaataattctttttattagtTCATAGAAGAGCTAATCACATATAATTGGTTTAGCTTGTTAAACAAGAAATAAATCAAGCTCTAGTACTCTATTTCTTCGATAATTCAATACAAGTAACATAGAGTATAAGAGAACGAAGAAGAACATCATCGTTGTCTTCTTGTACACTACGTAATAATATAGACCTCCAAGTTAACGATACCCATAAAATATCGCAACTCCGATCACAAAAATAGTTGGATGcaatccatttttttctttttaaatcgAAGGCGAAACAATTTGGCACAAACAACAATTCACAGGAGCCCAAAGTCAAGACTTTTGAACAAGCATGACCGTAGTACCAGTAAAGCTACAATCTGACATCGAATTCACCAGCGCGTGTCTGAGCACGAAACCCTTTGTACAGACGAGGAGGTACAGTTTGAAGATCAAGTTTCTCAATTCTTAGGCCAGACAGAGCAATACCCATTATCTTAAACCCGAGTTTGAATGTCGGAAACACATGAAGTCGTTCTAACCCCGTTTCCAGCGCTAGTGTTCCGGACAAACACGGAGTCTTGTCCTTTGGGATTCGCCCGATCGTCCATGTACATGTCTGCAAAACATAGTCCCTACTCAAAACGGGAAAACTTTCTAAATCTGGAGGCTGAACTCAAAAGCAAAAGCCAGACACATTTGTTACCTTGTTAGAGAGGATGGTTACAGTTCCATGATTTGATGAGAGATCTGCAGATGAAACAGAATGAGGAAGCTGGAAACTCAAGGTTATCGACTCAATCGCCTTTCCTGGGTCGCTTCTGATTCCCACGAGCACGCTAATCCGACATGTACCCGAATCTGATGTTATTTGAGGTTTTACATACATAGGTGTGTTCTTCAGCTTCCTCACCCTAAAATTGCGCATTAGAGATGCTTAGACTGTAAGAATAAATATTCAAGATAGTGTTTGGCTGTGAAAGAAAAGCACACAAACCTGTAACTCATGAGCTTGAACTCTCCATCTGGAGGAACAAAGGAGAGAACTTGATGAGATTCCCACGGTCTGAAGCGTACACACGGGTGAAACCTCATGTCTTCGAGGATTGATGGATTTGCAAACGACAATGTCAAATCTGGAAAACCAGTAAGCTGAGAATTCATTTGGACTTCGCCATAAATCTCGCATTTTACTAACTCTCCAT
This genomic window contains:
- the LOC104787422 gene encoding AP-3 complex subunit mu, which encodes MLQCIYLLSDSGEVMLEKQLTGHRVDRSICAWFWDQSLSQGDSFKSLPVIASPTHYLFQIVRDGITFLACSQVEMPPLMAIEFLCRVADVLSDYLGGVNEDLIKDNFIIVYELLDEMIDNGFPLTTEPSILREMIAPPNLVSKMLSVVTGNASNVSDTLPSGAGSCVPWRPTDPKYSSNEVYVDLVEEMDAIVNRDGELVKCEIYGEVQMNSQLTGFPDLTLSFANPSILEDMRFHPCVRFRPWESHQVLSFVPPDGEFKLMSYRVRKLKNTPMYVKPQITSDSGTCRISVLVGIRSDPGKAIESITLSFQLPHSVSSADLSSNHGTVTILSNKTCTWTIGRIPKDKTPCLSGTLALETGLERLHVFPTFKLGFKIMGIALSGLRIEKLDLQTVPPRLYKGFRAQTRAGEFDVRL